One region of Candidatus Thorarchaeota archaeon genomic DNA includes:
- the eno gene encoding phosphopyruvate hydratase: MVSFKSIKAIEILDSRGNPTLMTRVTLSDGSFGVTKVPSGASTGTNEALELRDGGKRYGGKGVLKAVEHVNNQIAAAMMKVDPLSQSAVDEALLKLDPSKGKSKLGANAVLSVSMATAVAASAHLKMELFEYLRTRVLGLDRRYLLPVPMSNVINGGVHAGNSLAIQEFMILPVGADDMVSAIQYLSEVYHALGKRMIAKHGRMAKHIGDEGGYCGYGLNSTSDAFEQIMGAIVDAGYRPKEDVALGFDAAASNFFKDGKYQIDGRSLDAGELVDFYLDLEKTFPIVLVEDPFNEDAFDDFAEYTERTRTQVVTDDLTVSNPEIVRKAIGMAAGNSLLLKVNQIGSVTEAIEAAKVAYEANWGVVVSHRSGETGDSFIADLSVALSTGLIKTGAPARSDRVEKYNRLLEIHHILNEEYGYPGPQFRSAWRRFWT; the protein is encoded by the coding sequence ATGGTCAGTTTCAAGTCAATCAAGGCTATTGAGATACTGGACTCACGAGGCAACCCGACTCTCATGACGCGAGTCACCCTCTCCGATGGCAGCTTCGGTGTGACAAAGGTCCCGAGTGGAGCATCCACGGGAACAAACGAGGCCCTTGAACTCCGGGATGGTGGTAAGCGGTATGGTGGCAAGGGCGTACTCAAGGCAGTGGAGCATGTCAACAACCAGATCGCAGCTGCGATGATGAAGGTCGACCCCCTGTCACAGAGTGCAGTTGACGAGGCTCTGCTGAAGCTTGACCCGAGCAAGGGGAAGTCGAAGTTGGGCGCCAACGCAGTCCTGTCGGTCTCAATGGCTACTGCAGTCGCTGCATCTGCGCACCTGAAGATGGAGCTGTTCGAGTACCTGCGCACTAGGGTGTTGGGTCTTGACAGGCGGTACCTTCTCCCTGTACCGATGTCCAATGTCATCAACGGAGGCGTTCATGCAGGAAACAGCCTTGCCATTCAGGAGTTCATGATTCTCCCTGTAGGTGCCGATGATATGGTAAGTGCGATTCAGTATCTGAGCGAGGTGTACCATGCACTTGGCAAGCGGATGATTGCGAAGCACGGCAGGATGGCCAAACATATCGGCGATGAGGGTGGCTACTGTGGCTATGGGCTTAACTCGACCAGTGACGCCTTCGAGCAGATCATGGGCGCAATTGTGGATGCTGGCTACAGGCCCAAGGAAGATGTCGCTCTCGGGTTTGATGCCGCAGCGAGCAACTTCTTCAAGGATGGAAAGTATCAGATTGACGGTCGGTCACTCGACGCAGGAGAACTCGTGGACTTCTACCTTGACCTCGAGAAGACTTTCCCAATCGTGCTGGTCGAGGACCCGTTCAACGAAGATGCCTTTGATGACTTTGCTGAGTACACTGAGAGAACCCGTACACAGGTGGTCACTGATGACCTGACGGTGTCCAACCCGGAGATCGTGCGCAAGGCGATTGGCATGGCGGCGGGCAACTCGCTTCTTCTGAAGGTCAATCAGATTGGCTCTGTCACAGAGGCCATCGAGGCTGCGAAAGTGGCATATGAGGCGAACTGGGGCGTGGTTGTGAGCCATCGGAGCGGTGAGACCGGTGACTCGTTCATTGCTGACCTCTCGGTGGCTCTGTCGACGGGACTGATAAAGACGGGA